The genomic segment CCTAGACAAGAAATTTCAGAAGGAGAACTTTGACCTCATCGCATGGGAGTATGTAAGCAAATAAGGAAAAGGTATGGAACAAACTTTGAAACAATTTATCAACGGCAATCTTTTTGATGCCACTAACTTATTGCTGGGTGAACTCAATATCAAGCATACGCAAGAAATACCTTCACCCATACAATACAGCGACTTTTTTGACGGAGAAGTACCTCTGTATATCAAGAATGCTCTATCATTAACAACAAGGTGTTATTATATAGGTGAAGTAAGCGATGATTCACTATCTGGTAACAATAAAGATGCAACTACCCTCAGCGAGGACCTACAGAAACTGAGAGATAATGCCAAATATAAAAGCATGATGCTCTTTGCCGTTGACTTGCATTCTGATGCTAGCATCACCCGCTCCAATATGGCTGTACTGACTCGTGCTTTCAACCGCTTAGTGTATAACTTCCCTGTAACCGTCATTTTCCGTCAAGGGCATCTGCTGAGCATCGGCACTTGTGAACGTACAGAGTTCAAACAGAAATGGAAACAAGGTCAAGGAGAGAAGTTGGGACGTGTCACAATTTTAAGGAATATTGATTGTAATAATCCACATCGTGCTCAAATCGACATTCTTTCTCAAATGAATGCAGAGGAATGCACGAACTTTGATGACCTCTACAGAAAATGGATGACGGAGTTCGACATTTCGCTGCTCAACAAACAGTTCTATAAGGAATTGCAGGAATGGTTCTATTGGGCAGTTGACGAGATTAAGTTACCTCAAGTCATATATAGTAATCAGGACGATGACCAGCAAGCCAAAAACTTCATTGTGAGGATGCTCTCACGTCTGATGTTCTGTTGGTTTATAAAGGAACGTGGCCTCATAGAAAAACAACTATTAGAGCTAACTGACTTCAATAATCATAGATACCCTATCGTAAAAGATATTGATGATGAGAATTTCCTTGATAGCAACAGTTACTATCGTGGCATCTTGCAAAACATGTTCTTCAATGGTCTTAACAAACAGAACAAGTCAACACAAAAGGATTTCAAGTGTACGAACTATCTGCCTGATGGTTTTGACTACAAGCGTTTCCTCAATCTGCCATTCCTCAACTGTGGAACTTTCGACCCTTTGGAAGAGGACTTTAACAAGGAATCGATTGAAGACACTGTAATCTCAGTACCCAACCGACTGTTCTATGGTGATGACGAAAACAAAGGTATTAACAAAATTTTTTGTAGTTACCACTTCACTATCGAAGAGAATACACCGCTTGATATTGACATTGCCTTAGACCCAGAGATGCTTGGTTTGGTATTTGAGAATCTGCTAGCAGAAATTGACCCCAATAACGATGACGCTACCACCAAGAGTATTCGCAAGGCTACAGGTTCTTACTATACACCTCGCCCTGTAATTCAGTCTATGGTTAATGAAAGTCTATTAGTCTACTTGAAGAAGTGTATCGGATTTGAGGCAAACGAAAATGCAACGGAGTTCCTGACCAACTTGATTTATCACGATGTTCTAAATAATGATAGGCATAATCGTCAGATTGTAGAGGGCCTCTATGAAATTAGAGCATTAGACCCGGCTTGTGGAAGTGGTGCTTTTCCTATGGGCATGTTACAGCGAATTGTGGACTTATTGAAGATAGTCGATCCTGGTAACAGCCTTTGGCTTGATATCATGCTGGAACCGATAAAAGACTGGACTGTTCGTGAGAACTTCAAAAAGCAATTGGTTTGTCATCAGGATGACTACTCTCGCAAATTGGGTATTATACAGAACTGTATCTATGGTATCGACATTCAGCCTATAGCCGTACAGATTACAAAACTGCGTTTCTTTATTTCTCTTCTCATAGACCAAAAAATTGACAAGAATGCCGATAATGCAGGTGTTACTCCATTGCCAAATTTGGAAACGAAAATTGTATGTGCTGACTCATTGAAAAGCCTCAGTGCAGATGTTTTTGAAGAAGATCTGAAGGCCAAGATGATTCTTGAACGCGAGAAGTATTATCAGCCTGATGTTACATCTGATGAGCGTAAGGAGATTGCTGGAAGAATAGCAGATATGATGGATGTCTTATATCCCACATTTGCGATTAGACTCGGGATGAAGCAGGTTTCTAATAAAGCCGTTTTGAAGAAGTGGTTTATGACTGGTAGTGTCAATGCCCCATTCTTCGATTTGAAGACTTTTTTCCCAGAAATTGAAAATGGCTTCGACATTGTAATTGGCAATCCACCGTACGGAGGTTTCAAGATAGAAGATGATGTAAAAGATGGCCTTGGACTTGGAAACAAAGATCCATACGGAGCTTTTATAGCTCGTTTCTTGGGTAATGGCTCAAGAATCACACCTCTAAAATATGGAGGCGTATTATCCTATATTGTCAGCGACACCTTTATGACTATTGGCACACATCTGAAGCTTCGTCAACAGATGATGCACAACAAGATATACAAGATGGTACGCATGTCTCCCAAAACATTTAGTGCCACAGTCAATACCGTTGTTATTGTCTGTGAGAAATGCAGAGCAGATGCTACCGACTCTGCCATTGAGGGAAATATCTGTCAAATGGCCGATATGTCAAACATAGATATTCATGAGGATTTTGAGCATTTCATGGACATCCTTTCTCGAAGCACTATGCAAATAATCAATGTTGCCAATGAGGAATATGCTATTTACAACTATGAGCAGAAACTAATCAAGAACTGTTCTAACCTTCCGTTCTTTGTGGCTTCACCAAAGATATTTGGTTTGATGAATGATGCAGATAGGAACGCAATTAGAGGTACAACGCAATTGGGGGGTATAAGTATCCCTTTCAGACAAGCAAGCATAAACGAATCTATCATAAGAGTTGTAAATCTGGGCCTCGTATCTGAAGTCAAAACCGGACTTCAAACAGGCGACAACCCAGCATATCTTTTTCAAGATCCTGATGCAAGAGGTACCTATAAAGATATAAACTTATTTGTTGAAAAAGTCCTTAACGATGAAGATTTCAATAGAATCTCCAAAGACAAGAAGTTGCGTTTGGATATCATTTCAAATGGAATAAGTATAGATAATACACGTTCTCAGAGATATTTTGGAGGTAGGTATATACTCCCATATGACAAGGGTGGAGAAAGTGATAGCGATGGAGGTTGGCTCCCCAATTATTACGTCCCAACAAATTATTATATTGATTGGAGTGAATGGGCAGTTAATAGAATGAAATCACTGACCATAGCTGATCGAATAAGAATTAATAAGGAGAAAAAGAAAATAAACGCACGTGCAGAAAACACCTTAGCTGCTGTTATTAGAAGCCCTCAAACTTATTTCTTACCAGCAATAAATGTTTCGCGAGTTGGTATGTATAGTCCAACATTCAGAGTGTCATCCAATGCTCCATACGACTCTGGGTGTAATAACATCTTTACAGATTTGGATACAATTTACCTGATGGGTATACTTTGTAGCAAATTTTACCGTTTCTTGTTTATTAACTATGTAAATGGTACTGTAAACAGTCAGACGGATGATCACTTATTGCTACCGATAGTGGTTGATGAAATCAGTGGATTGAAAGAAAAAGTAGAAGCAATTATAAAGAAACAGCATGAGCCTGGCAATCTCCGATATGACTATGCTTCTCATGAACAAATTGAGATCGACAAATTAGTTTATAAAGCCTATGGCTTAAACGAAGATGACATCAACGAGGTTGAAACATGGTTTGCTCGTCGTTATCCCAAACTTGCATCGGCTCAACGTAGTAATCTTGAAAAGTTGAAGAGAAAATGAGATACTGGATGGTAAAGTTCGCTCCATTTCGTGTAAGTTGGGAAGACATCTTGGCTTCAGGAAAGTTTGAGATTTATAGCGTGAGGAATCCTCAGTCGCGCAACAATCTCGAACAGATGAAGGTTGGCGATCTTGCTTTCTACTATCATAGTCAGACTGATAAACGAGTGATGGGCATCATGCAAGTAGGTCAAGAGGCCCATCAGGACTTCACCACTTCAGACACTCGTTGGAAGTCTGTCACCTTCGAACCTGTTGAAACACTTAAATGCCCCATTACTCTACAAGCAATCAAGGATACAGAAGAGTTAAGTCAAATAGCACTCGTTCGTCAACCTCGTTTGGCAGTAAGTGAGTTGACAAAAGAAGAATACGAAACCCTTAAACAATTATCAATATGACGAAACTTGAAAAGCTATACAGCATCATAGAGAACTCTCGTGAGGTGGGAGTGAAGCTAAGCAAGGATGTCCTTCAACAAGTAGAGGAATTGGAGGAAGGTATTATCAAGGAAGAGATATTGCCTGCGTTGGGCAACGATATTGCGCCACGTTTGGAACCAATCAAGCGTGACTTGGTTCTGGTAGTGGAGTATCACCCTGGTGAACCCATCAGCGTGGCCCTGAGCCGTAAGACAAAGATTAGTGAGATTATGGGAGCTAAGACGCTGACACCTCGAAGCAGCACGCCTGTAAAGAGTGATGAAGAACCAGTAGAAGTAGAGCCACACGAACCCAAGAAGCACATAGAGAACACTACAAAGGGTATGCGCGTCACTTTCCCAGACGGCACAGTCATTTGGTATCGTCAGGCCATTGATACCTTCATTGATGCTCTACGTAAGATAGGGTTAGAGCGTATTCCTGAGGTTGGCATTATTCATAGCGACTTCAATCTTGTCAGCAAGGAGAAGCGCCCCACAGTTCCAGGTCGTATCTGGCAGCATGAGTGTGATGGCTGGTATATTTACTCGAACATCAGCAACGTAACCAAGAAAGAAGACCTGAAACGCATCTCAGACTACTATCACCTTGGACTAAAGATAGAAGATGGGAAACCAGAGTAGTTGGTCAGTAGGTAATATGAATGATGAAGGAGGGAGGAAGTAAGAAATAACGTGAAAGTATAATAATTTAATGGCGTACAGAAGTAATAGTAATGGGTGTGGTTGTATAATAGTCTTTATAATAGTGATGGCTATTATTGCTGGTATCAGAGGTTGCACAGAAAAACTAATTAATGGCGATCTAAAACTGCCAAAGCTTGGTTCCAGTCATGTTGGTAGTGGCTCTGGAGGTAATGGGACTTCTAATGGTTACAATGTGGAATACAATCAAACTTCATCACCCAGCAACAATGGGAGTTTAGAAGATTATACACATACAAATGACCAGCCAACAGAATATCAAGATGGAAGAAGTACATCTCCATCATCTTCGAATTCTGTTTATGACTCTCCTTCTCGTTCGATGAGTGTTGATAATTCGTCCTCGAATTATTCATCTTCATCCGCTGCTGGAAACAATACAACTATTTCCAATAGACAAGGGGCTAAAACCTACTACAAAACATGTGGTTTATGTGGAGGTAAAGGTAAAAGGACCATTAATGAATGGTACTTTGGAGAAGTAATGTGGGGACGGGCGTGTCCAAAATGTGGCCGTTCTGATGAACATTGTCATAGCGAAATCGTAGAGTGTGACGTATGTTCTGGTAAGGGAAAAATTAAGATGGAAATAGTAGATGGACCATTTGGCGAGATGGAGATAAGGGCTTGGGATATTTAGCAGCATTATAATGGTAGGTACCAGTCTCCTGCCATCGCTAAAGGTTAATTCATGTTTTTAAGACTGGCCGAACTGATTTGACAATGTATCGTGGATAGGAACAAGCAATTCTTTTGCCATCTGGATGATGTCCTTATGAAAAACTATCAGCAAATCTTGTATCTTGTTTAAATCAACATGTTTTTTTGTTTCATCTGAGTTGTATTTGCCTTTCACAACGTTGAAGAATTCTTCGTACAGTATATAACTGCTGTTCTCTAAATACTGGCGATGCTTAAGCCTGTTTGCCAAATCAAGCACTTCCTTATGGCGCTTCTCGAAATTAGAAATTGGGTTGTCGTCTTTGTTCTGATACAGTAGTTTTTTTATCTGAGAGATTTTGCACCTTCGCAATATTTCTTCCATATTCTGTCCTGTCAATTCTGTTGGTGCATATAGCTGGTGATTAAACCAGAGACATTGCAACACCATATCGAAGCTGTTGTGATACCAGATAAGTGCCGAATATAGATAATGCTGTTTGAAATATTCCGTTTTGAACTTGTTGCCAAAGTCTTTTTCTTCCACTATGTCCAAATAGGGATGCTTGTATGACATCGCCAACATAAAACGTGCCGTTTCAAGTTCACGCACGAAATCAATAATACGACGTCTGGTTTCCATATCTTCAGGAGTCACAGGTTGTACCTCCCCTAAATCCCTAAGAAAATTTGCCGATTCTAATACGCAATAAGCATCTCTTGTTGTCATAATGATAAAATACGAATAATAATTGGTAATAATCTCAAATTGAGGAGGGAAATGTTAGATGGCAGGTGCCAATCCACTGTCATCCTCCCTGTCGTCTGGACGAAACAGTGACCTGACCTAGTTTCTTTATTGCTAATAGCCATAACGCCATAATCGATTTTTATAGTTAATTGCCTGATTAACAGTATTAGCAATGTTTCTATAATTAAAACCTAAAACTCCTTTCTGTAACATTTCAATCACTTTCTTACGGTCTGCACATACCAACACTTTAACATTCGTTCCTTTGAATTGTAAAAGACTCCATAATGGTTCTCGTAATGGATCATTGTCATAATTATCTTCGTCTTGCGCAAGTAGTCCTTTGAAATCAAAAATTACAGGAACATTGCTATTCAGCCATTCTTTGGGTAGATATCTTTCTGGACATTCAAGAACAAAGATATCACTTTTAGGACTCGTTGGCCAGATTACACAATATTCAAAGGCATCCTTAAAATGCTTAAAATCAAGTTTGCGTCTAGTCCCGTCTACAATCCACATCATGTATTCGTAAAACTTTTCGCGTGAGGTCCTTTCAGCCTCCGAGATATTTGAATGTTGGAATTCTATAACCATATTCCTATTTGTTTTTATATCAGCGATATGTTTCTCTCCAGTCTTTTCGTCGTAAGAGATAACCTCTTGCCACTCTTGGGGAAACAAATTCTTCCATTGTCTATGCCATTCTGTCTCATTCTCCCACCATGAGTCACAATGTTTGCAGCTTTTATGTGCCCAATGATCGGCCTTGAATT from the Prevotella sp. E15-22 genome contains:
- a CDS encoding BREX-1 system adenine-specific DNA-methyltransferase PglX; protein product: MEQTLKQFINGNLFDATNLLLGELNIKHTQEIPSPIQYSDFFDGEVPLYIKNALSLTTRCYYIGEVSDDSLSGNNKDATTLSEDLQKLRDNAKYKSMMLFAVDLHSDASITRSNMAVLTRAFNRLVYNFPVTVIFRQGHLLSIGTCERTEFKQKWKQGQGEKLGRVTILRNIDCNNPHRAQIDILSQMNAEECTNFDDLYRKWMTEFDISLLNKQFYKELQEWFYWAVDEIKLPQVIYSNQDDDQQAKNFIVRMLSRLMFCWFIKERGLIEKQLLELTDFNNHRYPIVKDIDDENFLDSNSYYRGILQNMFFNGLNKQNKSTQKDFKCTNYLPDGFDYKRFLNLPFLNCGTFDPLEEDFNKESIEDTVISVPNRLFYGDDENKGINKIFCSYHFTIEENTPLDIDIALDPEMLGLVFENLLAEIDPNNDDATTKSIRKATGSYYTPRPVIQSMVNESLLVYLKKCIGFEANENATEFLTNLIYHDVLNNDRHNRQIVEGLYEIRALDPACGSGAFPMGMLQRIVDLLKIVDPGNSLWLDIMLEPIKDWTVRENFKKQLVCHQDDYSRKLGIIQNCIYGIDIQPIAVQITKLRFFISLLIDQKIDKNADNAGVTPLPNLETKIVCADSLKSLSADVFEEDLKAKMILEREKYYQPDVTSDERKEIAGRIADMMDVLYPTFAIRLGMKQVSNKAVLKKWFMTGSVNAPFFDLKTFFPEIENGFDIVIGNPPYGGFKIEDDVKDGLGLGNKDPYGAFIARFLGNGSRITPLKYGGVLSYIVSDTFMTIGTHLKLRQQMMHNKIYKMVRMSPKTFSATVNTVVIVCEKCRADATDSAIEGNICQMADMSNIDIHEDFEHFMDILSRSTMQIINVANEEYAIYNYEQKLIKNCSNLPFFVASPKIFGLMNDADRNAIRGTTQLGGISIPFRQASINESIIRVVNLGLVSEVKTGLQTGDNPAYLFQDPDARGTYKDINLFVEKVLNDEDFNRISKDKKLRLDIISNGISIDNTRSQRYFGGRYILPYDKGGESDSDGGWLPNYYVPTNYYIDWSEWAVNRMKSLTIADRIRINKEKKKINARAENTLAAVIRSPQTYFLPAINVSRVGMYSPTFRVSSNAPYDSGCNNIFTDLDTIYLMGILCSKFYRFLFINYVNGTVNSQTDDHLLLPIVVDEISGLKEKVEAIIKKQHEPGNLRYDYASHEQIEIDKLVYKAYGLNEDDINEVETWFARRYPKLASAQRSNLEKLKRK
- a CDS encoding EVE domain-containing protein, with the translated sequence MRYWMVKFAPFRVSWEDILASGKFEIYSVRNPQSRNNLEQMKVGDLAFYYHSQTDKRVMGIMQVGQEAHQDFTTSDTRWKSVTFEPVETLKCPITLQAIKDTEELSQIALVRQPRLAVSELTKEEYETLKQLSI
- a CDS encoding competence protein CoiA; its protein translation is MKYAIVDNQKIEAKKGLKGLCPLCNQPVIAKCGQFKADHWAHKSCKHCDSWWENETEWHRQWKNLFPQEWQEVISYDEKTGEKHIADIKTNRNMVIEFQHSNISEAERTSREKFYEYMMWIVDGTRRKLDFKHFKDAFEYCVIWPTSPKSDIFVLECPERYLPKEWLNSNVPVIFDFKGLLAQDEDNYDNDPLREPLWSLLQFKGTNVKVLVCADRKKVIEMLQKGVLGFNYRNIANTVNQAINYKNRLWRYGY